In the Peromyscus maniculatus bairdii isolate BWxNUB_F1_BW_parent chromosome 20, HU_Pman_BW_mat_3.1, whole genome shotgun sequence genome, one interval contains:
- the LOC102921088 gene encoding cytokine receptor common subunit beta-like isoform X2 codes for MSASIAAALSSSDPRPPSFPETVPLQTLQCYNDYTSRIICSWADMEDTQGLMNVTLFRKLEKNYPVSCDLSEDLLWSECPSPNRCVPRRCVIPYTQFMSTDEDYYSFQPNRDVGIQLVLPLAQHVQPPPPKDLHISPSGDHFLLKWSVTLGDAQVPWLAQEDIQFEVTYKRLQDSWEDAPSLHTRDMWVSLEPKLLLPSNIYVARVRTRLSPGSSLSGRPSTWSPEVQWDSQPGDKAQPQNVLCFFDGIQSLSCSWEVWTQMTGSVSFGLFYSSSPAAPEEECWPLVKEFQDSLRTRYHCRLTVPSPSPHSQYTVSVKPRKQGKYIKSFRHIQMHPPALNITKDGDSYNLRWETKKMPFSHIKYEFQVQYTDNPDNWEDSKTEILDRAHSMALPQLQPSTTYRARVRVKPLPDYYGIWSQWSEVQTWTTDWVMPMWGTVLSLIFLILFLLLALRFGCVYGCRMYRKWKEKIPNPSKSLLFQDRGKRLWSTSNMAAFPTKNLSPQGPRSNLVAELQRMSYAHLGVNEVSPLTIENPNIVQDPPSGLDSTPATSSEPMDQLSNDQRHPPTSSGRPGNQTPSFDFDGPNLGPPQTHSQPDLPGPLVTPQLGGSLRPALPGSLEYLCLPPGGQVQLVPMSQAMGQGQAVTVECEPSLGSTENPSMELMDSPSLELRLEEQEPKDNPVTLPMSSGGPEDSVVASGYVSPADLVLTLPTGLLSTSLNPSLGSPSAQGPSLCLKLPGVPPLSPALPPPEFDDYVDLPPSMSQAPQSPLDSSVPPVPSISTASPAEPREEVAPASPHPEGLLVLQQVGDYCFLPGLGPGSPSPHNKPPSPGLCPETVDLDQDLSVKKLPYQPMPQVPAIQFFKSLKHQDYLSLPPWDSSQPGKVC; via the exons AGACTGTCCCTCTGCAGACTCTGCAATGCTACAATGACTACACCAGCCGCATCATCTGCAGCTGGGCCGACATGGAGGACACCCAGGGCCTCATGAACGTGACCCTCTTTCGCAAGCTAGAAAA GAACTATCCAGTGTCCTGTGACCTCAGTGAAGACCTACTGTGGTCAGAGTGCCCGTCCCCCAACCGTTGTGTGCCCCGAAGATGTGTCATCCCCTACACACAGTTCATGAGCACTGATGAAGACTACTACTCATTCCAGCCGAATCGGGATGTGGGCATCCAGCTCGTGCTTCCACTGGCCCAGCATG tgcagcccccgccccccaaggACCTCCACATCAGCCCCTCGGGGGACCACTTCCTGCTGAAGTGGAGTGTGACCCTTGGGGATGCCCAGGTCCCCTGGCTGGCACAAGAGGACATCCAGTTTGAGGTGACTTATAAGAGGCTTCAGGACTCCTGGGAG GATGCCCCCAGCCTGCACACCAGAGACATGTGGGTCTCTCTGGAGCCGAAGCTGCTCCTACCCAGCAACATCTATGTGGCCAGGGTGCGCACTCGGCTGTCCCCAGGCTCAAGCTTGTCTGGAAGGCCCAGCACATGGAGCCCTGAGGTGCAGTGGGACTCCCAGCCAG GGGACAAGGCCCAGCCTCAGAACGTGCTGTGCTTCTTCGATGGCAtccagtccctcagctgctcctGGGAGGTGTGGACCCAGATGACTGGCTCTGTGTCCTTTGGGCTCTTCTACAGCTCCAGCCCGGCGGCTCC GGAGGAGGAGTGCTGGCCGCTGGTgaaggagtttcaggacagcctccGCACCCGGTACCACTGCCGCCTAACCGTGCCCAGCCCCAGTCCACACAGCCAGTACACGGTCTCTGTTAAGCCGCGGAAGCAAGGGAAGTACATCAAGAGCTTTAGACACA TCCAGATGCACCCTCCAGCCCTCAATATAACCAAGGATGGAGACAGCTACAACCTGCGGTGggaaactaagaaaatgcctttctcTCACATCAAGTACGAATTCCAGGTCCAGTACACAGATAACCCGGACAACTGGGAG GACAGCAAGACAGAGATCCTAGATCGTGCCCATAGCATGGCCCTGCCACAGCTGCAGCCCTCCACCACATACCGGGCCAGGGTGAGGGTCAAGCCCCTCCCCGACTACTATGGGATCTGGAGTCAGTGGAGCGAAGTGCAAACCTGGACCACTGACTGGG TGATGCCCATGTGGGGGACAGTCCTCAGCCTgatcttcctcatcctcttcctgctcctggcCCTCCGCTTTGGCTGTGTCTATGGGTGCAG GATGTAcaggaagtggaaggagaaaatccccaaccccagcaagAGCCTCCTGTTCCAG GACAGAGGTAAAAGACTCTGGTCTACCAGCAACATGGCGGCATTTCCCACAAAGAACCTTAGTCCCCAGGGGCCACGGAGCAACCTTGTCGCTGAGCTACAGAG GATGTCATATGCACATTTGGGGGTCAATGAAGTGTCGCCACTCACCATAGAGAACCCCAACATTGTCCAAGATCCACCATCTGGGCTTGATTCAACTCCAGCCACCTCATCAGAACCCATGGATCAGCTTTCCAATGACCAGCGACACCCACCAACCTCTTCTGGCAGACCTGGGAACCAGACACCCAGCTTTGACTTCGATGGCCCCAACCTGGGACCTCCCCAAACCCACTCCCAGCCTGATCTCCCAGGCCCGTTGGTCACCCCCCAACTTGGTGGGAGCCTGAGGCCAGCACTGCCAGGCTCCCTGGAATACCTGTGCCTGCCTCCTGGGGGACAAGTACAGCTGGTCCCAATGTCCCAGGCCATGGGGCAGGGCCAGGCTGTGACTGTGGAGTGTGAGCCTAGCCTGGGGTCCACAGAGAACCCTTCCATGGAACTAATGGACAGCCCTTCACTTGAGCTGAGGTTGGAGGAACAGGAACCAAAGGACAACCCAGTGACTCTGCCCATGAGCTCTGGGGGCCCTGAGGACTCTGTGGTGGCCTCTGGCTATGTTAGTCCTGCAGATCTGGTGCTCACACTGCCCACAGGGCTCCTCTCTACCTCTCTGAACCCCTCTCTAGGGTCCCCCTCAGCTCAGGGCCCCAGTCTCTGTCTCAAGCTGCCTGGGGTCCCCCCTCTAAGCCCCGCTCTTCCACCCCCAGAGTTTGATGACTATGTGGATCTCCCTCCAAGCATGAGCCAGGCCCCCCAGTCCCCTCTGGACAGTTCTGTCCCTCCTGTGCCAAGCATTTCCACAGCGAGCCCAGCAGAGCCCAGGGAGGAGGTGGCCCCAGCCTCCCCTCACCCTGAAGGCCTCCTTGTTCTTCAGCAGGTGGGGGACTACTGCTTCCTCCCTGGCTTGGGCCCAGGCTCCCCCTCACCACATAACAAACCACCTTCTCCAGGCCTGTGTCCTGAGACTGTGGACCTAGACCAGGACCTGTCTGTCAAAAAGCTTCCCTACCAGCCCATGCCCCAGGTGCCAGCCATTCAGTTTTTCAAGTCCCTGAAGCATCAGGACTACCTGTCACTGCCCCCTTGGGACAGCAGCCAGCCTGGGAAAGTATGCTGA
- the LOC102921388 gene encoding cytokine receptor common subunit beta: protein MDQQMALTWGLLYMALVALCWGHGVTEAQETVPLQTLQCYNDYTSRIICSWADMEDAQGLMNVTLYRKLEKNYPVSCDLSEDLLWSECPSPHRCVPRRCVIPYTQFSITDEDYYSFQPNRDVGIQLVLPLAQHVQPPPPKDLHISPSGDHFLLKWSVTLGDAPVPWLAQEDIQFEVTYKRLQDSWEDAPSLHTSDMWVSLEPKLLLPSNIYVARVRTRLSPGSSLSGRPSTWSPEVQWDSQPGDKAQPQNVLCFFDGIQSLSCSWEVWTQMTGSVSFGLFYSSSPAAPEEECWPLVKEFQDSLRTRYHCRLTVPSPSPHSQYTVSVKPRKQGKYIKSFSHIQMHPPTLNVTKDEDSYNLRWETKKMSYPHIEHKFQIQYTDNPDNWEDSKTEILDRAHSMALPQLQPSTTYWARVRVKPLPYYYGIWSQWSEVQTWTTDWVMPTWGTVLSLIFLILFLLLALRFGCVYGCRMYRKWKEKIPNPSKSLLFQDGGKGLWSTSSMAAFPTKNLSPQGPRSNLVAELQRMSYAHLGVNEVSPLTIENPNIVQDPQSGPDSTPATSSEPMDQLSNDQRHPPTPSGRPGNQTPSFDFDGPYLGSLQTNSQPDLPGPLVTPQIGGNLRPALPGSLEYLCLPPGGQVQLVPMSQAMGQGQAVTVECEPSLGSTESPSMELMDSPSLEPSLEEQEPKDNPVTLPISSGGPEDPVVASGYVSPADLVLTLPTGLLSTSLNPFLGSPSAQGPSLCLKLPGVPPLSPALPPPEFDDYVDLPPSMSQAPQSPLDSSVPPVPSISTASPAEPREEVAPASPHPEGLLVLQQVGDYCFLPGLGPGSPSPSPHNKPPSPGLCPETVDLDQDLSVKKLPCQPMPQVPAIQFFKSLKHQDYLSLPPWDSSQPGKVC from the exons ATGGACCAGCAGATGGCACTGACCTGGGGGCTTCTCTACATGGCCCTGGTGGCTCTCTGCTGGGGACATGGTGTGACAGAGGCACAAG agACCGTCCCTCTGCAGACTCTGCAATGCTACAATGACTACACCAGCCGCATCATCTGCAGCTGGGCCGACATGGAGGACGCCCAGGGCCTCATGAACGTGACCCTCTATCGCAAGCTAGAAAA GAACTATCCAGTGTCCTGTGACCTCAGTGAAGACCTACTGTGGTCAGAGTGCCCGTCCCCCCACCGTTGTGTGCCCCGAAGATGTGTCATCCCCTACACACAGTTCAGCATCACTGATGAAGACTACTACTCATTCCAGCCGAATCGGGACGTGGGCATCCAGCTCGTGCTTCCACTGGCCCAGCATG tgcagcccccgccccccaaggACCTCCACATCAGCCCCTCGGGGGACCACTTCCTGCTGAAGTGGAGTGTGACCCTTGGGGATGCCCCGGTCCCCTGGCTGGCACAGGAGGACATCCAGTTTGAGGTGACTTATAAGAGGCTTCAGGACTCCTGGGAG GATGCCCCCAGCCTGCACACCAGCGACATGTGGGTCTCTCTGGAGCCGAAGCTGCTCCTACCCAGCAACATCTATGTGGCCCGGGTGCGCACTCGGCTGTCCCCAGGCTCAAGCTTGTCTGGAAGGCCCAGCACATGGAGCCCTGAGGTGCAGTGGGACTCCCAGCCAG GGGACAAGGCCCAGCCTCAGAACGTGCTGTGCTTCTTCGATGGCAtccagtccctcagctgctcctGGGAGGTGTGGACCCAGATGACTGGCTCTGTGTCCTTTGGGCTCTTCTACAGCTCCAGCCCGGCGGCCCC GGAGGAGGAGTGCTGGCCGCTGGTgaaggagtttcaggacagcctccGCACCCGGTACCACTGCCGCCTAACCGTGCCCAGCCCCAGTCCACACAGCCAGTACACGGTCTCTGTTAAGCCGCGGAAACAAGGGAAGTACATCAAGAGCTTTAGTCACA TCCAGATGCACCCTCCCACCCTCAACGTGACCAAGGACGAAGACAGCTACAACCTGCGTTGGGaaactaagaaaatgtcctacccTCACATCGAGCACAAATTCCAAATCCAGTACACAGATAACCCAGACAACTGGGAG GACAGCAAGACAGAGATCCTAGATCGTGCCCATAGCATGGCCCTGCCACAACTGCAGCCCTCCACCACATACTGGGCCAGGGTGAGGGTCAAGCCCCTCCCCTACTACTATGGGATCTGGAGTCAGTGGAGCGAAGTGCAAACCTGGACCACTGACTGGG TGATGCCCACGTGGGGGACGGTCCTCAGCCTgatcttcctcatcctcttcctgctcctggcCCTCCGCTTTGGCTGTGTCTATGGGTGCAG GATGTAcaggaagtggaaggagaaaatccccaaccccagcaagAGCCTCCTCTTCCAG GATGGAGGCAAAGGACTCTGGTCTACCAGCAGCATGGCGGCCTTTCCCACTAAGAACCTTAGTCCCCAGGGGCCACGGAGCAACCTTGTCGCTGAGCTACAGAG GATGTCATATGCACATTTGGGGGTCAATGAAGTGTCGCCACTCACCATAGAGAACCCCAACATAGTCCAAGATCCACAGTCTGGGCCTGATTCAACTCCAGCTACCTCATCAGAACCCATGGATCAGCTTTCCAATGACCAGCGACACCCACCAACCCCTTCTGGCAGACCTGGGAACCAGACACCAAGCTTTGACTTCGACGGCCCCTACTTGGGGTCTCTCCAAACCAACTCCCAGCCTGATCTCCCAGGCCCGTTGGTCACCCCCCAGATTGGTGGGAACCTGAGACCAGCACTGCCAGGCTCCCTGGAATACCTGTGCCTGCCTCCTGGGGGACAAGTACAGCTGGTCCCAATGTCCCAGGCCATGGGGCAGGGCCAGGCTGTGACTGTGGAGTGTGAGCCTAGCCTGGGGTCCACAGAGAGCCCTTCCATGGAACTAATGGACAGCCCTTCACTTGAGCCGAGTTTGGAGGAACAGGAACCAAAGGACAACCCAGTGACTCTGCCCATAAGCTCTGGGGGCCCCGAGGACCCTGTGGTGGCCTCTGGCTATGTCAGTCCTGCAGATCTGGTGCTCACCCTGCCCACAGGGCTCCTCTCTACCTCTCTGAACCCCTTTCTAGGGTCCCCCTCAGCTCAGGGCCCCAGTCTCTGTCTCAAGCTGCCTGGGGTCCCTCCTCTAAGCCCCGCTCTTCCACCCCCAGAGTTTGATGACTATGTGGATCTCCCTCCAAGCATGAGCCAGGCCCCCCAGTCCCCTCTGGACAGTTCTGTCCCTCCTGTGCCAAGCATTTCCACAGCGAGCCCAGCAGAGCCCAGGGAGGAGGTGGCCCCAGCCTCCCCTCACCCTGAAGGCCTCCTTGTTCTTCAGCAGGTGGGGGACTACTGCTTCCTCCCTGGCTTGGGCCCTGGCTCCCCCTCACCATCACCACATAACAAACCACCTTCTCCAGGCCTGTGTCCTGAGACTGTGGACCTAGACCAGGACCTGTCTGTCAAAAAGCTTCCCTGCCAGCCCATGCCCCAGGTGCCAGCCATCCAGTTTTTCAAGTCCCTGAAGCATCAGGACTACCTGTCACTGCCCCCTTGGGACAGCAGCCAGCCTGGGAAAGTATGCTGA
- the LOC102921088 gene encoding cytokine receptor common subunit beta-like isoform X1, protein MDQQMALTWGLLYMALVALCWGHGVTEAQETVPLQTLQCYNDYTSRIICSWADMEDTQGLMNVTLFRKLEKNYPVSCDLSEDLLWSECPSPNRCVPRRCVIPYTQFMSTDEDYYSFQPNRDVGIQLVLPLAQHVQPPPPKDLHISPSGDHFLLKWSVTLGDAQVPWLAQEDIQFEVTYKRLQDSWEDAPSLHTRDMWVSLEPKLLLPSNIYVARVRTRLSPGSSLSGRPSTWSPEVQWDSQPGDKAQPQNVLCFFDGIQSLSCSWEVWTQMTGSVSFGLFYSSSPAAPEEECWPLVKEFQDSLRTRYHCRLTVPSPSPHSQYTVSVKPRKQGKYIKSFRHIQMHPPALNITKDGDSYNLRWETKKMPFSHIKYEFQVQYTDNPDNWEDSKTEILDRAHSMALPQLQPSTTYRARVRVKPLPDYYGIWSQWSEVQTWTTDWVMPMWGTVLSLIFLILFLLLALRFGCVYGCRMYRKWKEKIPNPSKSLLFQDRGKRLWSTSNMAAFPTKNLSPQGPRSNLVAELQRMSYAHLGVNEVSPLTIENPNIVQDPPSGLDSTPATSSEPMDQLSNDQRHPPTSSGRPGNQTPSFDFDGPNLGPPQTHSQPDLPGPLVTPQLGGSLRPALPGSLEYLCLPPGGQVQLVPMSQAMGQGQAVTVECEPSLGSTENPSMELMDSPSLELRLEEQEPKDNPVTLPMSSGGPEDSVVASGYVSPADLVLTLPTGLLSTSLNPSLGSPSAQGPSLCLKLPGVPPLSPALPPPEFDDYVDLPPSMSQAPQSPLDSSVPPVPSISTASPAEPREEVAPASPHPEGLLVLQQVGDYCFLPGLGPGSPSPHNKPPSPGLCPETVDLDQDLSVKKLPYQPMPQVPAIQFFKSLKHQDYLSLPPWDSSQPGKVC, encoded by the exons AGACTGTCCCTCTGCAGACTCTGCAATGCTACAATGACTACACCAGCCGCATCATCTGCAGCTGGGCCGACATGGAGGACACCCAGGGCCTCATGAACGTGACCCTCTTTCGCAAGCTAGAAAA GAACTATCCAGTGTCCTGTGACCTCAGTGAAGACCTACTGTGGTCAGAGTGCCCGTCCCCCAACCGTTGTGTGCCCCGAAGATGTGTCATCCCCTACACACAGTTCATGAGCACTGATGAAGACTACTACTCATTCCAGCCGAATCGGGATGTGGGCATCCAGCTCGTGCTTCCACTGGCCCAGCATG tgcagcccccgccccccaaggACCTCCACATCAGCCCCTCGGGGGACCACTTCCTGCTGAAGTGGAGTGTGACCCTTGGGGATGCCCAGGTCCCCTGGCTGGCACAAGAGGACATCCAGTTTGAGGTGACTTATAAGAGGCTTCAGGACTCCTGGGAG GATGCCCCCAGCCTGCACACCAGAGACATGTGGGTCTCTCTGGAGCCGAAGCTGCTCCTACCCAGCAACATCTATGTGGCCAGGGTGCGCACTCGGCTGTCCCCAGGCTCAAGCTTGTCTGGAAGGCCCAGCACATGGAGCCCTGAGGTGCAGTGGGACTCCCAGCCAG GGGACAAGGCCCAGCCTCAGAACGTGCTGTGCTTCTTCGATGGCAtccagtccctcagctgctcctGGGAGGTGTGGACCCAGATGACTGGCTCTGTGTCCTTTGGGCTCTTCTACAGCTCCAGCCCGGCGGCTCC GGAGGAGGAGTGCTGGCCGCTGGTgaaggagtttcaggacagcctccGCACCCGGTACCACTGCCGCCTAACCGTGCCCAGCCCCAGTCCACACAGCCAGTACACGGTCTCTGTTAAGCCGCGGAAGCAAGGGAAGTACATCAAGAGCTTTAGACACA TCCAGATGCACCCTCCAGCCCTCAATATAACCAAGGATGGAGACAGCTACAACCTGCGGTGggaaactaagaaaatgcctttctcTCACATCAAGTACGAATTCCAGGTCCAGTACACAGATAACCCGGACAACTGGGAG GACAGCAAGACAGAGATCCTAGATCGTGCCCATAGCATGGCCCTGCCACAGCTGCAGCCCTCCACCACATACCGGGCCAGGGTGAGGGTCAAGCCCCTCCCCGACTACTATGGGATCTGGAGTCAGTGGAGCGAAGTGCAAACCTGGACCACTGACTGGG TGATGCCCATGTGGGGGACAGTCCTCAGCCTgatcttcctcatcctcttcctgctcctggcCCTCCGCTTTGGCTGTGTCTATGGGTGCAG GATGTAcaggaagtggaaggagaaaatccccaaccccagcaagAGCCTCCTGTTCCAG GACAGAGGTAAAAGACTCTGGTCTACCAGCAACATGGCGGCATTTCCCACAAAGAACCTTAGTCCCCAGGGGCCACGGAGCAACCTTGTCGCTGAGCTACAGAG GATGTCATATGCACATTTGGGGGTCAATGAAGTGTCGCCACTCACCATAGAGAACCCCAACATTGTCCAAGATCCACCATCTGGGCTTGATTCAACTCCAGCCACCTCATCAGAACCCATGGATCAGCTTTCCAATGACCAGCGACACCCACCAACCTCTTCTGGCAGACCTGGGAACCAGACACCCAGCTTTGACTTCGATGGCCCCAACCTGGGACCTCCCCAAACCCACTCCCAGCCTGATCTCCCAGGCCCGTTGGTCACCCCCCAACTTGGTGGGAGCCTGAGGCCAGCACTGCCAGGCTCCCTGGAATACCTGTGCCTGCCTCCTGGGGGACAAGTACAGCTGGTCCCAATGTCCCAGGCCATGGGGCAGGGCCAGGCTGTGACTGTGGAGTGTGAGCCTAGCCTGGGGTCCACAGAGAACCCTTCCATGGAACTAATGGACAGCCCTTCACTTGAGCTGAGGTTGGAGGAACAGGAACCAAAGGACAACCCAGTGACTCTGCCCATGAGCTCTGGGGGCCCTGAGGACTCTGTGGTGGCCTCTGGCTATGTTAGTCCTGCAGATCTGGTGCTCACACTGCCCACAGGGCTCCTCTCTACCTCTCTGAACCCCTCTCTAGGGTCCCCCTCAGCTCAGGGCCCCAGTCTCTGTCTCAAGCTGCCTGGGGTCCCCCCTCTAAGCCCCGCTCTTCCACCCCCAGAGTTTGATGACTATGTGGATCTCCCTCCAAGCATGAGCCAGGCCCCCCAGTCCCCTCTGGACAGTTCTGTCCCTCCTGTGCCAAGCATTTCCACAGCGAGCCCAGCAGAGCCCAGGGAGGAGGTGGCCCCAGCCTCCCCTCACCCTGAAGGCCTCCTTGTTCTTCAGCAGGTGGGGGACTACTGCTTCCTCCCTGGCTTGGGCCCAGGCTCCCCCTCACCACATAACAAACCACCTTCTCCAGGCCTGTGTCCTGAGACTGTGGACCTAGACCAGGACCTGTCTGTCAAAAAGCTTCCCTACCAGCCCATGCCCCAGGTGCCAGCCATTCAGTTTTTCAAGTCCCTGAAGCATCAGGACTACCTGTCACTGCCCCCTTGGGACAGCAGCCAGCCTGGGAAAGTATGCTGA